A part of Negativicoccus succinicivorans genomic DNA contains:
- the thrS gene encoding threonine--tRNA ligase: MAKIHLADGSVREVANESSWLDVAKAISNSMAKKMVVAKVDGELTDLSRPVVDGAHVEFFDGASPEGLHAIRHTAAHIMAQAILRLWPDTKLAIGPAIDNGFYYDMDTEHVFSPEDFPAIEKEMKKIVKENHKLVREVMKRDAAMEHFKAEGEIYKEELIRDLPANETITFYTQGEFTDLCAGPHVVSTGKVKAFKLMSVAGAYWRGDEKNKMLQRVYGTAFGSQEELDHYLFVLAEAERRDHRKLGKELDLFSFQPEGPGFPFFHPKGMVLRNELLAFWRELHHEYGYDEISTPVILNRDLWVRSGHWDHYRDNMYFTQIDEEDYAIKPMNCPGGILYYKDSPKSYRDFPLRVAELGLVHRHEMSGALHGLFRVRCFTQDDAHLFILPSQMKEEVLKVLELFDRIYSAFGLEYHVELSTRPEDSMGDDDLWELATTVLHDAIESAGVSYKINPGDGAFYGPKLDFHIQDSLGRTWQCGTIQLDMQMPERFDMTYIGEDGEKHRPVMIHRAGFGSIERFIGILIEHYAGKFPVWLAPVQVKVIPVAERHLEYANEVARQLNQAGLRAQADARNEKLGYKIRGAQLEKVPYMLILGDKEVEAQSISIRNRAGEETNDVALQDFIADLQKAVRERQG; encoded by the coding sequence ATGGCAAAAATCCATTTGGCGGACGGCAGCGTGCGCGAGGTAGCAAACGAAAGCAGCTGGCTGGATGTCGCGAAAGCGATCAGCAACAGCATGGCGAAAAAAATGGTTGTCGCGAAAGTCGACGGTGAGTTGACGGACTTATCGCGTCCGGTCGTCGACGGCGCGCACGTCGAATTTTTTGACGGTGCGAGCCCCGAAGGCCTGCACGCGATCCGTCATACGGCGGCGCATATTATGGCGCAGGCGATTTTGCGCCTGTGGCCGGATACGAAACTCGCGATCGGACCGGCGATCGATAACGGCTTTTACTACGACATGGACACCGAGCATGTGTTCTCGCCGGAAGATTTCCCCGCGATCGAAAAAGAAATGAAAAAGATCGTGAAAGAAAACCACAAACTCGTGCGTGAAGTGATGAAACGCGACGCGGCGATGGAACATTTCAAAGCCGAGGGAGAAATTTATAAAGAAGAACTGATCCGCGATCTGCCGGCGAACGAAACCATTACCTTCTACACGCAGGGCGAATTTACCGACCTTTGCGCGGGCCCGCACGTCGTTTCGACCGGCAAGGTCAAAGCGTTCAAACTGATGAGCGTCGCGGGCGCCTACTGGCGCGGCGATGAAAAAAATAAAATGCTGCAGCGTGTCTACGGTACCGCCTTCGGCAGCCAGGAAGAATTGGATCACTACCTGTTCGTGTTGGCGGAAGCGGAACGCCGTGATCATCGTAAATTGGGCAAAGAACTTGATTTGTTCAGCTTCCAGCCGGAAGGCCCGGGCTTCCCGTTTTTCCATCCGAAAGGAATGGTTTTGCGCAACGAGCTGCTGGCCTTTTGGCGGGAGCTGCATCACGAATACGGCTACGATGAAATTTCCACTCCGGTGATTTTGAATCGCGATCTGTGGGTGCGCTCCGGTCACTGGGATCATTACCGTGACAACATGTACTTCACGCAGATTGATGAAGAAGATTACGCGATCAAACCGATGAACTGCCCGGGCGGTATCCTGTACTACAAGGATTCGCCGAAGAGCTACCGCGATTTCCCGTTGCGGGTCGCCGAGCTCGGCTTGGTTCATCGTCATGAAATGAGCGGCGCGTTGCACGGTCTGTTCCGCGTTCGCTGCTTCACGCAGGACGATGCGCATTTGTTCATTTTGCCGAGCCAGATGAAAGAAGAAGTACTGAAAGTCCTCGAACTTTTTGATCGGATTTACTCCGCTTTCGGTTTGGAATACCACGTGGAACTCTCCACGCGTCCGGAAGATTCGATGGGCGATGATGATCTGTGGGAGCTAGCGACGACCGTGTTGCATGATGCGATCGAATCCGCGGGCGTATCGTACAAGATCAACCCCGGCGACGGCGCGTTCTACGGACCGAAACTGGACTTCCACATTCAAGATTCGCTCGGACGTACCTGGCAGTGCGGCACGATCCAGTTAGATATGCAGATGCCGGAACGTTTTGACATGACCTATATCGGCGAAGATGGCGAAAAACATCGTCCGGTCATGATTCACCGCGCCGGTTTCGGAAGTATCGAACGCTTCATCGGCATTTTGATTGAACACTACGCCGGCAAATTCCCGGTTTGGCTCGCGCCGGTACAGGTGAAGGTCATTCCGGTCGCGGAGCGTCATCTGGAATACGCCAACGAAGTAGCTCGTCAACTCAATCAGGCGGGATTGCGGGCGCAGGCGGATGCACGCAACGAAAAACTCGGTTACAAAATCCGCGGCGCGCAACTGGAAAAAGTACCGTACATGTTGATCCTGGGCGATAAAGAAGTGGAAGCGCAGTCGATTTCGATCCGCAACCGCGCGGGCGAAGAAACCAACGATGTGGCGCTGCAAGATTTTATCGCGGACTTGCAGAAAGCGGTTCGCGAACGGCAAGGCTGA
- a CDS encoding coenzyme F420-0:L-glutamate ligase, whose amino-acid sequence MNEQMKLIPIPTRILTAADDIVDAVYEYGHFLIGPHDVVCVAESVVAITQGRYVRPEDLKVSWQARLMNRFVPAEGSMSTIYGMQAAMNAEGEWRMLFWFIVGFIAKLFGKRGVWYAHCRQASLVDDVTGTMPPFDKCIVYGPDETDEVCDEIADRLGCHGAVIADVNDLKRSAVLGTSKGIDAQEIAQLLIDNPFGNASQKTPIVVIQNYSGGKARPTLPQDSFTDTLPPPLPPLDKSQK is encoded by the coding sequence ATGAACGAACAGATGAAACTCATCCCGATCCCGACGCGTATTTTGACGGCGGCGGACGACATTGTCGATGCCGTATATGAGTACGGACATTTTTTGATCGGGCCGCATGATGTGGTGTGCGTGGCGGAAAGCGTAGTCGCGATCACGCAGGGCCGCTATGTACGTCCGGAAGATTTGAAAGTTTCCTGGCAGGCGCGACTGATGAATCGCTTTGTGCCGGCGGAAGGTTCGATGTCGACGATTTACGGTATGCAGGCCGCGATGAACGCGGAAGGCGAATGGCGCATGCTTTTTTGGTTCATCGTCGGCTTTATCGCGAAACTGTTCGGCAAACGCGGCGTATGGTATGCGCACTGCCGGCAGGCGTCCCTGGTTGACGATGTCACGGGAACGATGCCTCCGTTTGACAAATGCATCGTGTACGGTCCGGATGAAACGGATGAGGTTTGCGATGAAATCGCTGACCGCCTCGGTTGCCACGGCGCCGTGATTGCGGATGTGAATGATTTGAAAAGAAGCGCGGTACTGGGCACGAGCAAAGGCATCGACGCGCAGGAAATCGCGCAACTTTTGATTGATAATCCGTTCGGCAACGCCAGCCAAAAAACACCGATTGTCGTCATTCAAAACTACTCCGGCGGCAAAGCACGTCCGACACTTCCGCAAGATTCGTTCACCGATACATTACCGCCGCCATTGCCGCCGCTTGACAAATCACAGAAATAG